GCTCTAAAGGTACTTCTATCTTATTTGGCTTTAGCTTGAGTCAAATATGACTGAACTTCGCCCTTCCCCTAACATAGTAAGGCAATGAGAACTTACTTTTCTCCCCGAGCAGGAGCAGGAAGACCAAAAGTCGACCCTTACTTATTAAAGGAGACTGGACATTGGCGCACGTGTGTCGCCTAGGGCATAATCAAATGTAGGATTTAATGAAGGACTTGCTAAACCATTGGACGATGGAACCTACCCGATATCTTAAACCTATTGTTCCTACTTGATCTAAACAACCTTCTGCAAGGAAATTCTACTTCTCATTCACTAAACTAATATGTCGAAAATCCTTAACATCCAAAGCTCCAACTTTCTTGGAaataagtgcaataaaagtggTATTGAggtttttctcaaacttcccaaaTGAGTAAAATTCCTAGAAAATCTTATTCAAATCATAATTCACCACCTCTCAATAGGATTGAAAGAAAcccatcaaaaaaaaatatggaccaGGTTTTTGTCTTTGACCATCCGTCTCACCATTTCATGAACCTTTATCTCATTGAAGGGCATCTCCAACCAGTCAACACTTTGCTACTAAATGGTCTCAAAATCGAACTTTAGCCTCCACATCACTTGCTCCATAAGCAGCTGTTCAAAGAAACCAACAACATGCTTCTTAATTACGTACTATAAATTCTGTGGAAACAAATCCATCAATGTTCAACATCTCAATTTGTTAGTCGACCTTTGTGAGTTGACCACTCTATAGAAAATCTTCCTACTCTGATCTCTTTCTTTCAACTATAGTGTTCGAGATTCTTGACGTCATGAAATCTCCTCCAATAAGATAACCCTCAATGTAAGTGatgctatcattaaaaaaaaaaaaaaaagcattgatGGAAGTGATGCTATCAAGtaaaaatggagaaagggaacTGAGGTTTGACTTGTTACATTCTAAAGATCATAAAACTTCCAAGAAGGTTGAGAAACATTGTGAAGCCAATTCACTATTACCAAAGCATTTGATTCAATGATAAGCTCTTAGACACATAGCTGGTAGCATAAGAGTAAAGCACACTTTATGGCTAATAATTTAGCAAGAACAATGGTTCTGATAACCAAGTGGGAGGAGAAACCAATAATAAAAGAACCTGCTTGGCCCTCATGAATCCTCAAGCATATTTGGACAACCATTGCCGTCTCTTCGTCTAAACGCAGTTAATTGGGAGATGATCGCAGGAAATAGGTAGTTCTTCCTACCCTGAACCGTTCGGCCCTCAAATGAATCCTTTAATATGTTTGGCTTAAAAAGGTTCTAAAAtacgaaataaaataactttaaatccaaacatatttaaaacacaacaaaaactCAGGTACAATTAACCATAACATTTACAGAGCAGTGACTCACTCGTATTGTAAATTGTACTGTTACTAGACACTTTGGAGTTTGTTTGGGTATTGGTGGGCACATGGTTTTGCAAGAAGTACTCTTTTGTATGTATATCATTAGGTGTCCTATATACTTGTACCATATCGTTGATCTTTCATGGTTAATTTGCAAAGAGAACttcaaaattgttttattctgACACAATAGCACGTAGGGTGCATCATTCACAGACTtgtaaatagagtttttctgtCTTTACATACTCTTTAGTGGCTAGAAACACCCATATGTGGTTGCTAGGATTCTCCAttgaaatgatattataatttttccatttCACAAAGAGGTTTTTGGTGCTTTCTCCTCAAAACCATCAGTTCAACAAGGCAGCTTGATAGGCATGCATGGCATACTATTGAGTAAAAAACCCAACCGAATCGGCCACAACTAGAAGGAACCCTAGTCATCTTTGTTGCCTAGAACTAGAAGGAACCCATTAATTAGCAATGTCTGTGCTAGAGTTCAAAACCATCATGGATATCATGCTTTTCTGATTTGATACTAATATTTCAACTTGTCTACGATAACTTGAAGACTTTGATAGCTTGAAATCTCAGACTAGATCACCTGTTGAGCTTTTCCCTATTGATCGATTTAACAGTTTAACTTGACAACTCTTTAATCTTTTGGCTGTGTTTTTTTCTCTCGACCAGAAGTGATCAATGTCCCATATTCGCATCAAAATCAATTAATGGTCGACGGCATCGCATCTCTATGCATCGGTAGTCAATCCCGACATCGAAGTTGATAGTGTCATTATTTCAGTAGACAAAAATTGACCTGTGAGTTATGGAAATCCACAAATTTCATATGCTACTTGCATGTAAGGTTTGTTCATGGTAGGTAGACAACCTTCTTCCTcttctgttttcctttttttggtgATTCTGGCAAGTAAACTAGTTATAATCAGTAGCACTACCCTTCATTGGATAATTGAAAGGTCGTACTAAAAGTCTTGAATCCATTGCATGTCTTTTCTTGGGTACCGAATGATTTCCATTCTGTTGGCATCAAATGTACAGAGTTACCCAAATAAAAACAGAATCATCAATAAGCAGCAAGTTTCAAGCACGGTACCAACTGATTTCCATTTATTTAAGCAATCCATACACACCAACGCACGCTGATACATACACGAAGCCATATGTTTAACTAGTACTCCACTCGCACTCAAGACATTCTTATTACATACTAAGAAACAATGCAAAACGGCGCAATGCCGCTTTATTTAGCTTATGTCTAGAAGACTTGCAGGCGTGTTCACTGCTGCGCCTGAGAAATAAAGGATCATTCGATTGATTAGGAGGGGTTAGCGAAAAACATAATTTCTGAAAACCGAATCAAATTTATAACACATCTTAATAGGTAGTACCAGAAAGCGAGCCTTGTAGAATTCAACAAGCTCTACGGGATCAGTCTTTGTTTGCTTGTAAGCATCGATCTTGTTTATCTCCTGGAAATGTGTTAACAAGACTAAGTACCATTCAAGAACAAAAACCTTGATGCATTAGGAACTCATGATTCTTTCAAATCCATGTTACAAAAGAAGATAATGCAAAAATGTATGTCATGTGAAGCCTCTGGTGCATCAGGTAGATGGTTGGTTCTGAGCTTGCATGGAGAAGTACACTCTGGCTCCATTAACTTAAAATGGTAATCTCCAACAAAAGGTATCAACTTGACTACATATCAATCATCATTCATCTTCTACTAGGTTccaaaaactataaaattagACGTGATACTACCTTTTTGGAGGCCAGGTCAAGGTGGGGGTATTCGGTTGAAGGAGGTTTGGGAGTCCTCTATTGGCAACTCATGTGCTCAACATTCTAGTTACAGTGGAGGTCTATTTGTTTCATTAATGGCTTCATTGTTTGTTGTTTAGGAGTTAGACTTGCAGTAGCATGTTTGTTTTAAGTTGGAAGTTTTATCAGTTCTTTTATCGAGAGGATTATTTCCACAAATTATTTACCTGAACTATTGTAGTATGCAGATGTTGTTGACACCAATATTCAGCCAACAAACTCAATGGGAGAGACATATCTCAAGGATTAAAGCTTAATTCAAAATGGAAATTTCCTGTGGATGGGGTTATATATCGTACCTCGATCCATTTTGCAAGCTTAGGCCTTCCTGCTGTGATGTCGTACTTGAAGCCCTCTGATAAGAAGATTTGGAATCTTTCAACAAATGGAGCAAAAGCTATATCCGCCTGAGGATCACACAGTccaatcataaatatatatggcaAACCCTCAAATCACAGATGTTACTATTCTTATGGACATATTAtttgtttccactttccatATGTAAATCAGCATGATCAGTTTCTGTAGGCtgaatatactttaaaataaatcttgaaTCTTGACAATTTTTTGGTGAGAACATACCTAAGCCAAAAGTATGCAGTATAGCaccaatgaaataaaaattagaataacaTAGTTGAGAAATCAGCTTACCAAACTGAATTGCCCAAGGAAAAATGGCCCATCGTCGAATTTATTTAGAGCATTTTCCAAGTGATCAAAAGCTGGACCTGTAGCGAGTTCAAGGTCTTAGTCAATCCGATCTTCTACACGAAATTATTCCATTAAGGGCAATAAGTTCTAAAGCTTACCAGCTTCTTTTACTGCATCTCCTTTGAATGATGTAAACATTGTCCTGTTGAAGGTGTCAGTGTAAGCTATCAACTCTTCAGCAAACTCTCTTTTAGCAGGATCCTATAACATTTCCCAGAACTACTTCAGTCCAAAGGCCAAGGGAAATAAATAGAGACAAACGTTTTTGATCGAGGGCACAAATGAATTACTCAAATCTTACATCAGGTAAAAGAGAAGGCCCCCCAAAGTTGCTGTCTACGTATTTAATTAAATCAAGACTCTCTCCAATAATTTTGCCATTGTGTTCCAAGGCTGGCACCTGTAAATATGCATTGCTCCATAGTCAATCACTTCAATCAAGCAGCTAAATCAAGAATATATTACATGGAAAATGCCAtctatacttacaattttacttacataATCATAAGTACTGATGTGTCAGTTATTGAAAATtgggaaaattttaaaattcaaaattaaaaaagaaaacacgaTTAAAATCGAGCTGCCACACAGTACGTATAATATTGTGCGTAAAATTGTATGTGTAGAACTACTCTACATTAGATATCCAACACTAATCTACACAGGTATATTCTCTTCCATATTGGCACCTTGTTTTCAGGGTAGACTTTCTCCTTATACCAAGCAGGCCTGTTTCCAAGGTTAAGTGGAACTAATTTGATCTCGTCTTGTAATCCCTGTCACCTCGAATCATTCATCgacaaaaaacataaattaaaagtaaaaacaaacccccaacaaaaaaataaaaaaagacaaggaAGAGGACAAAAGAAGCCAAAGGGGTCAATGGCCTCCTGTAAAATTTGAGCacagaaaacaaattaaaattaggaAATGAAGAACAATGAGGACAGAGTGATTAAAACAACCTTGTAATTCCTGGTGATCCATACACGCTGTGCAAATGGGCATGTGTAACAGGTGTACAACCTTcgaaaacaagaaagaaatccAAGTTCATTTTAAAACACAGTGCATGTATAAAccataaaaaccaaaacaaaataataataataataataataacaacaacaactagGAGAGCAGAGTGAACCTCGTAGTTCCATCGAAGAGAGGAGGAGGTTCGGAAGAAGTGGCATCCAAGGGTGTCGGAAGATTCACTTCTCTGTACAACCaaggataataaaaataaataaataatggaaccCTCGTATAAATTATGACAGGATTGCAGAAATTCAGAGAAACCCAAACAAAAAAGCATCTGAGAACAAGGAAAATCCATGGGAAATATCGAATTTCTAAAAAACTTACACTGCAGCCATTGATGAATGTGGGTTTTAGAGAAGCTTTTTACTTTCTATTTTCTAATCCGATGCGCAATGGCGTCTAGATTAATGGGGGCAAGCTTTATATAGCAGTTTCGACCCGGCTTAAATCGCTAGCAGTGACGTAATGCTACAGTTAGAGAGAGATTTGACAAATATAGATAATTTGtcttaataatttattagaaaataatttaacacattataattttatctcacttttattctattatataatatacctACCTGAGGGTTACGTCATGCATGattctattattttgaaaaggaaaatgttatttctacagaagttttccaccgaaaacttctaccgaaagtgtattttattttatttttatttttatttttacttagtgattaagaaatatttttaaatgaatttatgatttttttatattttttaaaaatatttaaagtgtttaaaaaaatgattgaaaaaaaagtaaaaaaaaaaaaaaaaacttttgcctttcggtagaagttttcgGTGGAAAACTTCTGTAGGAATAGCAGTGCTCTTTTGAAAATCGTGTATTAATTTCATTCTGTCGCACTAATGTACCACAATTACGCCtcgtttttttttacaatttattttattttatttcatttaatctttaaatttttatataaaataaaataaataatttaatttttaaaattttaaaataaaaataaaaataatattaaaaatatatattttaataatattttatttaatttttaattttaattttaactcatttaatcttatttgtaaaaataaaccagaCCTTAGTCAAACTTTATATAGTGCAAACGTTCAGGGATGTGAGATACTTATATACAAGTCTTTcgtctaaattaaaaattaatggaaaaaaaaaaaaaacaaagacaacGTCGTAACATTCATATAGAAACGCAAAGAAGGCCGGATTCGGACGAACACTGAATTCCGAAAGTTAAAAATATACAGTTGTCTgtccatatttaaaaaaaaaaaaaaaaaaaaagagtacgcTGTGGATTGATCACCACGTACAACCAATATGAtaaagtttaatattaaaaaataatattagacacaagttttaaatagataaatttcaaataaattttttgtaaaataatgggtcttattaataaagtataattttttttttcacttttttaagatgggatctatttttttataaagacttatatgagatttatttatttaaaacttgtacaaatcatttctcaatattaaattagtttttgttGTTAGTCTTTTAAGacatatttagttttttttttttaaattttgggcaagacatatttcttcatatattttagttttcagCTTTGAAattcttgtatttttaattttaatctttttgttattaaggtgcagtttggatagtgatatgagatgagatgattttaaataaaaattaaataaaatactattaaatatattattttttaatattattattattttaagatttaaaaaaattaaaaaaattattatattttgtgtaaaaatttaaaaaattataattatgatataagataagatgagataaaacactttcattATCCCAAAAATTGAAACACTCAGTTAAGTTGGTTATATCATCTCCAATGGTGGAGTGACATGtgacaaaaataaacataaaaaatattgatatttttaaacagttcactaataataagatattcttaaaaatatcagATCCAAGTGACACTAGGAGTAGGGTCTCCACCCAGGCGACACCTATGTTACAAGCAACTTATacctatatttaacattattcgttataaaatattattttgaagtcgatttttattgataacttcattttaaatatcaaaagtgGTAACTACCCACCGAAAAATAGGACCCTAATAACAGTAACCCAAAATAAATGGACCACTGTTTGAACTTCCTAAACGGAACCCATAACCAATTTAGAGTCCTAGACAAGTCAGATGTCACAAATCTACCGAATCTGATACCAACTCCCGACAAGGA
This genomic interval from Juglans regia cultivar Chandler chromosome 3, Walnut 2.0, whole genome shotgun sequence contains the following:
- the LOC108984700 gene encoding glutathione S-transferase L3-like produces the protein MAAVEVNLPTPLDATSSEPPPLFDGTTRLYTCYTCPFAQRVWITRNYKGLQDEIKLVPLNLGNRPAWYKEKVYPENKVPALEHNGKIIGESLDLIKYVDSNFGGPSLLPDDPAKREFAEELIAYTDTFNRTMFTSFKGDAVKEAGPAFDHLENALNKFDDGPFFLGQFSLADIAFAPFVERFQIFLSEGFKYDITAGRPKLAKWIEEINKIDAYKQTKTDPVELVEFYKARFLAQQ